One stretch of Glycine soja cultivar W05 chromosome 7, ASM419377v2, whole genome shotgun sequence DNA includes these proteins:
- the LOC114417819 gene encoding uncharacterized protein LOC114417819, with translation MQLRPGNSSLEYCRSLKFNIDDTEPLRHFLCMNFPCSYDLLSAFKNESFNCGDLLARSVSVKSDKVYNGFVKDVATFIVTDDLVVIPNAMDSSFGVLQKFGVKSWSSIQEMTVNVTKKKILDLLKCSLLSKSTLTDLFLVQKPLLNNSIFSLSTFEKSRTMTTIQIKVQVIMRKSGGKDILL, from the exons ATGCAATTGCGGCCAGGAAATTCATCGTTAGAATATTGTAGGAGTCTGAAATTTAACATTGATGATACTGAGCCTTTGAGGCACTTCCTGTGTATGAACTTCCCTTGCAGCTATGACCTTTTGAGTGCTTTCAAAAATGAAAGTTTCAACTGCGGGGATCTTTTAGCCCGTTCAGTTTCTGTTAAAAGTGACAAAGTCTACAACGGATTTGTAAAGGATGTTGCAACTTTTATTGTCACGGATGATCTGGTTGTCATTCCAAATGCAATGGATTCAAGCTTTGGTGTCTTACAGAAATTTGGAGTAAAAAGCTGGAGTTCTATACAGGAGATGACTGTGAATGTCACAAAGAAAAAG ATACTGGATCTGCTAAAATGTTCTTTATTGTCCAAGTCAACTTTGACGGATTTGTTCTTAGTACAGAAACCATTGCTCAATAActcaattttttctctttctactTTTGAAAAAAGTAGGACTATGACTACTATCCAAATCAAAGTGCAAGTAATTATGAGAAAATCAGGTGGGAAGGATATTCTTCTATAG
- the LOC114420419 gene encoding uncharacterized protein LOC114420419, whose amino-acid sequence MTSEAAKEIADKIDALEEQASQGSFVTHGRHDILTAAIGRPEHPGRVRAVGAGITIKQYFGSASRTSSIAPEYLQQLTQQIKDQLEDSITEKVTRRLMLSLSQMQSQGLALPPEPDVGPSAARVSTKESCVDPSGNDLDTGDSYKCGLYIEEYSSRLVALGRVYEGSTTIHNIPLLHDQVKVGVEEIRDVDAPIPVPTKEVKVMGQALNTFLAWLTHLVKRLSEQGAVRPAKPADRPDDECFERT is encoded by the exons ATGACATCTGAagcagcaaaggaaattgctgacaagatt GATGCGCTTGAGGAGCAGGCCTCACAGGGTTCCTTTGTTACCCATGGACGTCATGATATactgactgctgccattgggcgaccagaacaccctggtcGTGTGCGTGCTGTAGGAGCCGGTATAACcatcaaacaatactttggatcagCTTCAAGGACCTCCTCCATTGCTCCCGAATACCTGCAACAGTTGACGCAACAAATCAAGGACCAACTAGAGGATTCAATCACAGAAAAAGTCACTCGACGGCTAATGTTATCCCTCAGCCaaatgcaatcacagggacttgcactgcctcctGAACCTGATGTTGGTCCTTCAGctgctcgtgtcagcacaaaggagagttgtgttgatccctcagggaacgaTCTAGACACCGGTGACTCATACAAATGTGGGTTGTATATTGAAGAATATTCTTCTCGCCTGGTTGCCCtgggaagagtttatgagggatctacAACAATTCACAACATTCCCTTGCTGCATGATCAAgttaaggttggtgttgaggagatTAGAGATGTAGATGCTcccattcctgtacccactaaAGAGGTTAAGGTCATGGGACAGGCTCTTAACACATTCCTTGCTTGGCTGACACATCTAGTcaagcgtttatcagaacag ggagCTGTGAGACCCGCGAAACCTGCAGATAGGCCAGATgatgag tgctttgaaaggacttga